In the Vitis vinifera cultivar Pinot Noir 40024 chromosome 2, ASM3070453v1 genome, one interval contains:
- the LOC100244354 gene encoding uncharacterized protein LOC100244354, with protein MGKERNSEIEDIHNAARSGDLLKLQSICSSNPLAVNSRDKHSRTPLHLAAWAGQTQVVTYLCKHKADVGAAAMDDMGAIHFAAQKGHLEVVRTLLSSGASVKAITRKGMTPLHYAAQGSHLDLAKYLVRKGGSLSAKSKAGKTPLDLAGSEEFRTVLVECERLSRKGDKNVKDKVEESEEPKPSILEKAENSDGKAAADGDGEEHEDTDVKRKADEDSEEHEDTDVKRKADEDGEVQEDTDVKRKADEDGTKEEASKVPKKARVALNHLLSADYTQENEENM; from the exons ATGGGGAAGGAAAGAAACTCAGAAATTGAAGATATTCACAACGCAGCCAGATCCGGTGACCTTCTAAAACTTCAATCCATTTGCAGTTCCAATCCTTTAGCAGTCAATTCCAGAGATAAGCACTCCAGAACCCC ACTACATTTAGCCGCATGGGCTGGGCAGACACAGGTGGTAACCTATCTCTGCAAGCACAAGGCTGATGTTGGTGCTGCAGCGATGGACGACATGGGTGCAATTCACTTTGCTGCCCAGAAAGGACATCTAGAAGTCGTCCGCACTCTGCTTTCATCTGGGGCCTCAGTCAAAGCTATCACCCGCAAGGGCATGACCCCACTTCACTACGCAGCTCAAGGATCCCATCTCGATCTTGCCAAGTACTTGGTAAGGAAAGGCGGTAGTCTCAGTGCCAAGTCAAAAGCAGGAAAAACCCCTCTTGATCTTGCAGGCAGTGAAGAATTCCGCACTGTTTTGGTAGAATGTGAGAGGTTATCTAGGAAAGGAGATAAGAATGTTAAAGACAAAGTTGAAGAATCGGAAGAGCCAAAGCCATCAATCTTGGAAAAAGCAGAGAATTCTGATGGCAAAGCTGCTGCAGATGGAGATGGTGAAGAACACGAGGACACAGACGTCAAGAGGAAAGCTGATGAAGATAGTGAAGAACACGAGGACACAGACGTCAAGAGGAAAGCTGATGAAGATGGTGAAGTACAAGAGGACACGGATGTCAAGAGGAAAGCTGATGAAGATGGCACCAAGGAAGAAGCCTCGAAGGTACCGAAAAAGGCCAGAGTTGCTCTTAATCATCTTCTAAGCGCTGATTACACTCAAGAGAATGAAGAAAACATGTAA